One genomic window of Garra rufa chromosome 2, GarRuf1.0, whole genome shotgun sequence includes the following:
- the LOC141325802 gene encoding uncharacterized protein, whose product MSELHLSLDCEEGAGRSASADMLDMSRRALKSISASVLNMTHLKSLYLEGNEISSLPECFFSSLSSLVWLDVRNNLLTGLPAAIGQHRCLKTLLLEGNPISALPPELGHVISLKALSLRKCPLRFPPEDVVGRGLPAILHYLRASQLVSFVSHPEVPVVEKLRLSELDQCEEDEPEIQRFQELRRRMIQMERAELGSVGDGGTRTPSIRNCRAGSHHET is encoded by the exons ATGAGTGAGCTCCATCTGAGCCTCGACTGTGAGGAAGGAGCTGGAAGATCAGCATCTGCAGACATGCTGGACATGAGCAGAAGAGCTCTGAAGAGCATCTCAGCATCTGTGTTAAACATGACACATCTAAAG AGTTTGTATCTGGAGGGGAATGAGATCAGCAGTCTTCCTGAATGCTTCTTCAGCAGTTTGTCATCTCTAGTCTGGTTGGATGTGAGGAATAATCTACTCACAGGTCTACCAGCCGCCATTGGACAACACAG GTGTTTGAAGACGTTACTGTTGGAGGGCAATCCGATCTCAGCGCTTCCTCCAGAGCTGG GTCACGTGATCTCGCTGAAGGCCTTGAGTCTGAGGAAGTGCCCGCTCAGGTTTCCTCCCGAGGACGTCGTGGGCCGCGGTCTGCCTGCCATTCTCCACTACCTGCGCGCCTCGCAACTGG TCTCATTTGTGTCTCATCCAGAGGTTCCTGTCGTGGAGAAGCTGCGTCTGTCTGAACTGGATCAGTGTGAGGAGGATGAGCCGGAGATACAGCGCTTTCAGGAGCTCCGGCGCAGGATGATCCAGATGGAACGGGCTGAATTAGGGTCGGTCGGCGACGGAGGAACCAGAACACCTAGCATCAGGAACTGCAGAGCTGGATCCCATCATGAGACCTGA